Within the Deinococcus carri genome, the region CGAACAGCGACCCGTCCGGCCGCACCGGGGGGAGGCCTACCAGCGCTGTGCGAACCCGCTTGCCCAGCGGCACCCGGCGAAGTTTCCCCCCCTTGCCGTGAACGGTCAGGCGCGTGCCCTGAAGGTCGGTGGCCTTCACGCCGAGCGCCTCGCTGACGCGCAAGCCCGCATGGGCACACAGCAGCAGCAGGGCCGCCAGCCGCGGCTCGCAGTGGGGCAGCACCTCATCAACCTCGCGCAGGTACGGCGGATTCTTGATGATGCCGGGGGTGGGGTCGGGCGGGACAGGGGCGTCCTCGAAAGGCTGGGCTTCCGTTGCGCCCGCCCAGCGCAGCGCGCGGTAGAGTGCCCGTGCCCCCGCCACATACTGGGCGACCGTGGCTGCCGCCAGGTGCCCACTCTTCCCGCGTCCCTGCGAGGGCCGCCGCTGAAGCTGCGCCACATACCGCCCGCCGTCGCGCCGCCCCGGCCGCAGGAGCTGAACCCCCTGCTCGTGTGCCCAGGGTACAAAGTCCCGCACAGCGAGCGCGTAGGCCTCCAGCGTCTTGCGGCTTGTTCGCGCGCCCTTGCGACTGGCCGTGGTCATGTACGCCTGCATGACGAGAACCAGCATGTCCGTGTCGTAGGTACTCGCGGCCTCTACCGCCCGCACCCGCAGCGCCTGGTCGGTCAGGTTTGCCAGGGCCAGCGTGTCCTGCACCTGAACCAGCGTCATGGGTAACTCCCAGAAACCAGCTGGGGAAAGAGGCAGGCTGAACGCGTCATCTTGGAAGAAAGTCTAGCCTCTCTGACCATCTTTTGAAACTAAGAGAGATTAGTGTGAAATGGCTTCTTTGAATATATACAAGAGAAGATAGGCAACAACCAAGCCCCTTTCCGCTCAACCCCAAAACCCGAACCGCCAGAAACAGTGTGATAGAGATACAACATGCGCCGCTCTCCCGAGACCGACAACGAAAACCCCCAGGAAACCGCCCTGCTAACGGCCATCGCGGCCTGGCAAGCAGGCACCATCCCGCGTGAAAGTCTTGTCGCGCAATTCACTGGGATCAGCCGGGAAGAGGGTCAGCTTATCCAACAGGTCATCACGAGCCTAATACAGCACGCCCCGGCATCAGCTGAAGCAAAAAGCCCCGACCGGAGCACTAACGAATGGCGTGCCGAACTCATGGACAGCCGCGCCAGAGCCTGGGCACATCCTGCCAGCGCGGGCCTGCTGGTTGGCCCGGAAGTCCTGATCCTGACCGATGGACGCCAGGGCATCAGCCTCCGCCCAACAAGAGTCTGGGTGCTGAACAGTAGTGTCAGTGCTTCGCTGCTGCTGCTC harbors:
- a CDS encoding site-specific integrase, producing the protein MTLVQVQDTLALANLTDQALRVRAVEAASTYDTDMLVLVMQAYMTTASRKGARTSRKTLEAYALAVRDFVPWAHEQGVQLLRPGRRDGGRYVAQLQRRPSQGRGKSGHLAAATVAQYVAGARALYRALRWAGATEAQPFEDAPVPPDPTPGIIKNPPYLREVDEVLPHCEPRLAALLLLCAHAGLRVSEALGVKATDLQGTRLTVHGKGGKLRRVPLGKRVRTALVGLPPVRPDGSLFDWNYAQATYRMSRAFRAAGHGDAWRGFHAARKHSGTRLYRATRDFTRVGLFLGHSSVDTTRRYVAVEDDDVQNEVEDF